A genomic segment from Nodularia sphaerocarpa UHCC 0038 encodes:
- a CDS encoding F0F1 ATP synthase subunit gamma → MANLKSIRDRIQSVKNTKKITEAMRLVAAARVRRAQEQVTATRPFADRLAQVLYGLQTRLRFEDVDLPLLKKREVKTVGLLVISGDRGLCGGYNSNVIRRAENRAKELQAEGVNYKFVLVGRKAIQYFQRREQPIDATYTGLEQIPTAAEATEVADQLLSLFLSESVDRIELIYTKFVSLVSSRPVVQTLLPLDPQGLEAADDEIFRLTTRGGQFEVERQKVTNQVRPLPRDMIFEQDPVQILDSLLPLYLSNQLLRALQESAASELAARMTAMNNASDNAGDLIKSLSLSYNKARQAAITQELLEVVGGAEALT, encoded by the coding sequence ATGGCTAATCTCAAATCAATACGCGATCGCATTCAGTCGGTCAAAAACACCAAGAAAATTACAGAAGCCATGCGGCTGGTTGCGGCTGCTAGAGTACGTCGCGCCCAAGAACAGGTAACTGCTACTCGTCCCTTTGCTGACCGCTTGGCACAAGTCCTGTATGGTTTGCAAACTCGTCTGCGGTTTGAAGATGTAGACCTCCCCCTACTGAAAAAACGGGAAGTTAAAACAGTTGGGCTGTTGGTAATTTCCGGCGACCGGGGTTTGTGTGGCGGTTACAACAGTAATGTTATCCGTCGTGCAGAAAATCGCGCCAAAGAACTACAAGCAGAAGGCGTAAATTACAAATTCGTACTGGTAGGACGCAAAGCCATCCAGTATTTCCAACGTCGGGAACAACCCATTGACGCTACTTACACTGGCTTAGAACAAATTCCTACCGCAGCAGAAGCTACGGAAGTTGCAGATCAACTACTTTCTTTGTTCCTCTCAGAAAGTGTGGATAGAATTGAGCTAATTTATACCAAATTCGTCTCTTTGGTTAGCTCCCGCCCCGTGGTGCAAACTTTGCTACCTTTAGATCCTCAAGGTTTAGAAGCAGCAGATGACGAAATTTTCCGCCTGACAACCCGTGGCGGTCAATTTGAAGTAGAACGGCAAAAAGTGACTAACCAAGTCCGTCCTTTACCCCGTGACATGATTTTTGAGCAAGATCCTGTGCAAATTCTCGATTCTTTACTACCTCTGTATCTGAGTAATCAGCTATTGCGGGCGTTACAAGAATCAGCAGCCAGTGAACTAGCCGCCCGGATGACAGCGATGAACAACGCCAGCGACAACGCGGGTGATTTGATTAAGAGTCTTTCGTTGTCTTACAACAAAGCTAGACAAGCCGCTATTACCCAAGAACTGTTAGAGGTTGTGGGTGGTGCTGAAGCACTAACTTAG
- a CDS encoding F0F1 ATP synthase subunit B' — translation MTHWITLLAVEEVAKEGGLFDLDATLPLMAIQFLVLALVLNATLYKPLGNAIDGRNDYIRSNQLEAQERLSKTEKLAEEYEQSLAGARRQAQTIIADAQAEAQKIAAEKIAEVQKQAQAEKEKAATEIEQQKQAAFASLEQQVDSLSRQILEKLLGADVVSRR, via the coding sequence ATGACACACTGGATTACCTTATTAGCAGTAGAAGAGGTTGCCAAGGAAGGGGGGCTATTCGATCTAGATGCTACCCTGCCCTTAATGGCAATTCAGTTTCTAGTTTTAGCTCTAGTGTTGAACGCAACACTATACAAGCCACTGGGCAATGCGATTGATGGCCGGAATGATTATATCCGTAGCAATCAATTAGAAGCTCAGGAACGCTTGTCAAAAACCGAAAAATTGGCAGAGGAATATGAGCAATCTCTAGCAGGTGCTAGACGACAAGCTCAAACAATCATTGCTGATGCTCAAGCCGAAGCTCAAAAAATCGCGGCTGAGAAAATAGCAGAAGTACAGAAACAAGCCCAGGCAGAAAAAGAAAAGGCTGCTACTGAAATTGAGCAGCAAAAACAAGCCGCTTTTGCTTCATTAGAGCAACAAGTGGATTCTCTGAGTCGCCAAATACTAGAAAAGCTTTTAGGAGCAGATGTAGTAAGTCGGCGCTAA
- the atpE gene encoding ATP synthase F0 subunit C — MDPLVAAASVLAAALAVGLAAIGPGIGQGNAAGQAVEGIARQPEAEGKIRGTLLLSLAFMEALTIYGLVVALVLLFANPFA; from the coding sequence ATGGATCCATTAGTTGCTGCTGCTTCCGTTCTCGCTGCTGCTCTTGCTGTTGGTTTGGCTGCAATCGGCCCTGGTATTGGTCAAGGTAACGCTGCTGGACAAGCTGTAGAAGGTATTGCTCGTCAACCAGAAGCTGAAGGCAAAATTCGCGGTACATTGCTATTAAGTTTGGCATTCATGGAAGCGCTAACCATCTACGGTCTAGTAGTTGCTCTAGTGCTACTGTTTGCTAACCCCTTCGCATAA
- the atpH gene encoding ATP synthase F1 subunit delta, with amino-acid sequence MTSKIATAEIAAPYSQALLSLAQSKDLTEEFGEDARSLLGLLSENQDLQNFIGNPFITGENKKALIRTIMGESGNAYLRNFLLLLVDKRRIVFLEAVLQQYLALLRQLNQTVLAEVISAVPLSEAQQQAVVEKVLAITNARQVEVQSKIDSELIGGVIIKVGSQVIDASLRGQLRRLSLRLTSNS; translated from the coding sequence ATGACAAGTAAAATAGCAACAGCTGAAATAGCCGCCCCTTATTCACAGGCTCTGTTGTCACTCGCGCAATCAAAAGACTTGACCGAAGAGTTTGGCGAAGATGCTCGGAGTTTGTTAGGACTGCTTTCAGAAAACCAGGATCTACAGAACTTTATTGGCAATCCCTTTATTACGGGTGAGAACAAAAAGGCTCTGATTAGAACAATCATGGGTGAAAGTGGTAACGCCTACTTACGCAATTTTTTGTTGTTACTGGTAGATAAACGACGGATCGTTTTTCTAGAAGCAGTTTTACAGCAATATTTGGCTTTATTGCGGCAGCTAAATCAAACCGTATTAGCGGAAGTGATTTCAGCAGTTCCTCTGTCAGAAGCGCAACAGCAAGCGGTAGTGGAAAAAGTTCTGGCTATCACTAATGCTCGTCAAGTAGAAGTGCAATCTAAAATAGATAGCGAGTTAATTGGTGGTGTGATTATTAAAGTCGGCTCCCAAGTAATTGATGCTAGTTTACGTGGTCAATTGCGCCGCCTTTCCTTGCGCTTAACCAGTAATTCGTAA
- a CDS encoding F0F1 ATP synthase subunit B produces MGTFLLLMAEASAVGGDLAEEAGHGGFSLNTDIFDTNLINLAIIITVLLVFGRKVLGKTLKGRRDTIETAIKNAEQRASQAAQQLKEAQQKLEQAQAEAERIKQAAQENAQAASEAILAQAAVDIERLQAAGAADLNADLNKAIAQLQQRVVAQALQKVESELKSGIADDAQQILIERSIAQLGGEV; encoded by the coding sequence ATGGGGACTTTTTTACTGTTGATGGCGGAAGCCAGCGCCGTCGGAGGTGACTTGGCAGAAGAAGCGGGACATGGTGGTTTTAGTCTAAATACAGATATATTTGACACCAACCTGATTAACCTGGCCATTATTATTACTGTGCTGTTAGTGTTCGGGCGGAAAGTTTTGGGTAAAACCCTGAAAGGCCGCCGGGATACAATTGAAACAGCAATTAAGAATGCAGAGCAACGTGCTTCTCAAGCTGCACAGCAACTTAAAGAAGCACAGCAAAAGTTAGAGCAAGCTCAAGCAGAAGCCGAAAGAATTAAACAAGCAGCGCAAGAAAACGCCCAAGCTGCAAGTGAAGCTATCTTGGCGCAGGCTGCTGTAGATATTGAACGCTTGCAAGCAGCAGGTGCGGCTGACTTAAATGCAGACCTAAATAAAGCGATCGCCCAGTTGCAGCAACGGGTAGTTGCTCAGGCATTGCAAAAGGTCGAATCTGAACTAAAAAGCGGCATAGCCGACGATGCTCAACAAATTCTAATTGAACGTAGCATCGCACAATTGGGAGGCGAGGTATGA
- the atpA gene encoding F0F1 ATP synthase subunit alpha, giving the protein MSISIRPDEISSIIQQQIEQYDQEVKVANVGTVLQVGDGIARIYGLEKAMAGELLEFEDGTIGIAQNLEEDNVGAVLMGQGLEIQEGSSVTATGRIAQVPVGEAMVGRVVDALGRAIDGKGDINTTESRLIESAAPGIIARRSVHEPMQTGITAIDSMIPVGRGQRELIIGDRQTGKTAIAIDTIINQKGEDVICVYVAIGQKASTVANVVQTLQEKGAMDYTVVVAASASEPATLQYLAPYTGASIAEYFMYKGKATLVIYDDLSKQAQAYRQMSLLLRRPPGREAYPGDVFYIHSRLLERAAKLSDELGKGSMTALPIIETQAGDVSAYIPTNVISITDGQIFLSSDLFNAGIRPAVNPGISVSRVGSAAQTKAMKKVAGKIKLELAQFDDLQAFAQFASDLDKTTQDQLSRGQRLRELLKQPQNSPLAVYEQVAILYAGINGYLDDVPVEKVTTFTKGLREFLKTGKPEYTQAVQTTKVMGDAEETALKEALTEFKKTFKATA; this is encoded by the coding sequence ATGAGTATTTCAATCAGACCTGACGAAATCAGCAGCATTATTCAGCAGCAAATCGAGCAATACGACCAAGAAGTTAAAGTTGCTAACGTTGGTACAGTTCTCCAAGTGGGTGACGGTATTGCCCGGATCTATGGTCTGGAAAAGGCTATGGCTGGAGAACTATTAGAATTTGAAGATGGCACAATTGGCATCGCCCAGAACTTAGAAGAAGACAACGTGGGCGCTGTGCTTATGGGTCAAGGTCTGGAAATTCAAGAAGGTAGCTCCGTTACTGCTACTGGTAGAATTGCCCAGGTTCCCGTAGGTGAAGCTATGGTTGGCCGGGTAGTAGATGCCTTGGGTCGTGCGATCGACGGTAAAGGTGATATTAACACGACAGAAAGTCGTTTGATTGAATCTGCTGCACCTGGTATCATCGCTCGTCGATCTGTACACGAACCCATGCAAACTGGGATTACAGCTATTGACTCCATGATTCCTGTTGGTCGTGGTCAACGGGAATTGATCATTGGCGACCGTCAAACAGGTAAAACTGCGATCGCCATTGACACAATCATCAACCAAAAAGGTGAAGATGTAATTTGTGTCTACGTAGCTATTGGTCAAAAAGCATCCACCGTTGCTAACGTGGTGCAAACCTTACAAGAAAAAGGCGCAATGGACTACACCGTAGTCGTCGCCGCTAGTGCCAGTGAACCAGCTACACTACAATACCTAGCACCTTACACCGGAGCCAGCATCGCTGAGTACTTTATGTACAAAGGCAAAGCGACCTTGGTGATTTATGATGACCTTTCCAAGCAAGCCCAAGCTTATCGCCAAATGTCCTTGCTGCTACGTCGTCCACCAGGACGGGAAGCATATCCTGGAGATGTATTCTACATTCACTCCCGCTTGTTGGAACGCGCTGCTAAATTAAGTGACGAATTGGGTAAAGGTAGCATGACTGCCCTACCAATCATCGAAACTCAAGCTGGTGACGTTTCGGCATACATCCCCACCAACGTAATTTCTATTACCGACGGTCAAATCTTCCTTTCTTCTGACCTGTTCAACGCTGGTATTCGTCCAGCAGTAAACCCCGGTATTTCGGTATCACGTGTGGGTTCGGCGGCGCAAACCAAGGCGATGAAAAAAGTTGCCGGTAAGATTAAATTGGAACTAGCCCAATTTGACGACCTGCAAGCATTCGCCCAATTTGCGTCTGACTTAGACAAAACCACTCAAGACCAATTGTCACGGGGTCAACGGTTACGGGAACTACTCAAGCAGCCACAAAATTCGCCTCTCGCAGTATACGAGCAAGTAGCAATTTTGTATGCGGGTATTAACGGTTACTTGGATGATGTTCCTGTAGAAAAAGTAACTACCTTCACCAAAGGTCTGCGGGAATTCTTAAAAACCGGCAAACCTGAATACACCCAAGCCGTACAAACAACGAAGGTTATGGGTGACGCAGAAGAAACAGCCTTGAAGGAAGCGCTAACTGAATTCAAAAAGACCTTCAAAGCAACAGCGTAA